One region of Labrus mixtus chromosome 1, fLabMix1.1, whole genome shotgun sequence genomic DNA includes:
- the LOC132976986 gene encoding protein phosphatase 1 regulatory subunit 3E — MEAEPVHTVVIMLPPKNCLPRNYSCIAGLFGSLAAANTRLEDGDDFDLMNGTCEPIENPVVDERPRGREIFLKPPQSPNLRRRCKSLPTPTDRAKLEISRSRSPTSQKKVRFADSLGLELITVKHFDDTDEPEVPERIWAKLPKGPLHLNQLDTKFPRAPAHSVFMELQFTNPGTLPGFEQKVREVKVMLECVQADEFSLSGFVRVLNLAFEKSVSLRYSLNNWITFMDSLASYVPSSCDGDTDKFCFKIVMPTSFDNGGTLQFAIKYCVKGKEYWDNNNGNNYKVRRHRYKMSPPREWENGWIHFI, encoded by the coding sequence ATGGAAGCAGAGCCTGTGCATACGGTCGTGATCATGCTGCCTCCGAAGAACTGCCTGCCGAGGAACTACAGCTGCATAGCTGGACTGTTCGGTAGCCTAGCAGCGGCCAACACGAGGCTGGAAGATGGGGATGATTTTGACCTGATGAACGGTACATGTGAGCCCATTGAGAACCCCGTTGTGGATGAGAGACCGCGGGGCAGAGAGATCTTCCTGAAGCCTCCACAGAGTCCAAACCTGCGGCGGAGGTGCAAGTCGCTCCCCACCCCCACAGACAGAGCAAAGTTAGAGATCTCTCGCAGCAGGAGTCCAACCAGTCAGAAAAAGGTCCGATTCGCTGACTCTCTGGGCCTGGAGCTCATAACAGTGAAGCATTTCGATGATACAGATGAGCCAGAGGTGCCGGAGCGCATTTGGGCAAAACTCCCCAAAGGACCGCTGCACCTTAATCAGTTGGACACAAAGTTCCCACGGGCTCCTGCGCACTCTGTGTTCATGGAGCTGCAGTTCACCAACCCAGGCACTCTCCCCGGCTTTGAGCAAAAAGTGAGGGAGGTGAAAGTCATGTTGGAGTGTGTGCAGGCAGATGAATTCAGCCTCTCTGGGTTTGTGCGCGTGTTGAATCTGGCTTTTGAGAAGAGCGTCTCTTTGCGCTATTCTCTGAACAACTGGATCACATTTATGGACAGTCTGGCGTCCTATGTGCCCAGTTCGTGTGACGGTGACACTGATAAATTCTGTTTCAAGATCGTCATGCCTACCTCCTTCGACAATGGAGGCACATTGCAGTTTGCAATCAAATACTGTGTCAAGGGGAAGGAGTACTGGGACAATAATAATGGAAACAACTACAAAGTGCGGCGTCACCGGTACAAGATGTCCCCGCCGCGAGAGTGGGAGAACGGATGGATTCATTTTATCTGA
- the si:ch73-103b9.2 gene encoding uncharacterized protein C16orf46 homolog, translated as MATLEVDLRAADGAENGFPVEEDAVEEQPCEKPDRKHVDALLDISEEAFVKELEPFEFHCYNGWEEAVRGWARVDPMSCILLTPKTYRKAKHKEAATPTPVSANPATPSNADNSSSTAKHHCESHVGLKGSFQKSTQLNQHMGSWSNTAVAVLQKEAPEWTVINALQETTSTLLFREKVEQEEELRKTPHFSTKHSVFDNRPSKPQKHSHRPTSTVVPIKNFTFLPPIKPPQRNSGNRASEGETTEENIFPFDNKSRTRGTRMDTVANPELPTYSAGLTSKYRTCQHNPHMFSAVSVLRGIRYQRLPNLTHCTAPATQWSHAHTAPALL; from the exons ATGGCGACCCTAGAAGTGGATCTTAGAGCTGCCGATGGAGCAGAAAACGGGTTTCCAGTAGAGGAGGACGCAGTAGAGGAGCAGCCCTGTGAGAAACCGGacagaaaacatgttgatgCTCTTCTTGACATCAGTGAGGAGGCGTTTGTGAAAGAGCTGGAGCCCTTTGAGTTTCACTGTTACAATGGATGGGAAGAAGCT GTCAGGGGCTGGGCCAGAGTGGATCCAATGAGCTGCATACTTTTGACTCCAAAGACGTACAGGAAAGCAAAGCACAAGGAGGCTGCCACCCCGACCCCCGTATCTGCTAACCCAGCAACCCCCTCTAATGCGGACAACTCATCCAGCACAGCAAAGCACCACTGTGAATCTCATGTGGGCTTGAAAGGCAGCTTTCAGAAATCCACACAATTAAACCAGCACATGGGATCCTGGAGTAACACTGCTGTGGCCGTTCTACAGAAAGAGGCCCCAGAATGGACTGTTATCAATGCATTGCAAGAAACCACATCAACTCTCTTATTCAGAGAAAAAgtagagcaggaagaggagctcAGAAAGACTCCTCATTTCTCCACAAAACACTCTGTGTTTGACAACAGGCCCTCTaagccacagaaacacagccatAGACCCACTAGCACAGTGGTTCCTAttaaaaacttcacatttttaCCACCTATTAAACCACCTCAGAGAAACAGTGGTAATAGAGCTTCCGAAGGAGAAACCACTGAGGAAAACATTTTCCCGTTTGATAATAAAAGCAGAACAAGAGGAACAAGAATGGACACTGTTGCTAACCCAGAGCTTCCAACTTACTCAGCAGGCCTGACCTCCAAGTACCGGACATGTCAGCACAACCCCCACATGTTCTCTGCTGTGAGTGTTTTGAGAGGTATCAGGTACCAACGTCTTCCAAACCTGACACACTGCACCGCACCAGCTACTCAATGGTCACACGCGCACACCGCTCCAGCACTGCTGTAA